In a single window of the Desulfonatronum thiodismutans genome:
- a CDS encoding cupin domain-containing protein gives MFNLFFIPKGTMPEERVDLLARGDGLRIERIISLGHVSPPDFWYDQELDEWVALVQGEAEIRFTDGRTKTLKAGDCLFLPAGLRHRVERTSDDPPCIWLAVHGRMTDKAHS, from the coding sequence ATGTTCAACCTGTTTTTCATCCCAAAGGGCACCATGCCCGAGGAGCGGGTCGATCTGTTGGCGCGTGGGGACGGTCTGCGCATCGAGCGAATCATCTCGCTGGGCCATGTTTCGCCTCCCGATTTCTGGTATGACCAGGAACTGGACGAATGGGTCGCCCTCGTACAGGGCGAGGCGGAAATCCGCTTCACGGACGGAAGGACCAAGACCCTCAAAGCCGGAGACTGTCTCTTTCTCCCAGCCGGCTTGCGACACCGCGTGGAACGCACCAGCGACGACCCGCCCTGCATCTGGCTGGCCGTGCATGGCCGGATGACCGACAAGGCGCATTCCTGA
- a CDS encoding divergent polysaccharide deacetylase family protein, translated as MTGKTTKKNGKPSRSSTSTKSGGKGGGKPKKTAAKTGRKRSSRKVFSKLWVMLMAAATGLTAITLVWALSLSPVDTLSTDIATIDKPVSAPAPTSSPQSVSRPAPTQPAKVASLKTPAPANHVRARIAPDAAPPPPSHRQGLVYEVFDTELLEQQVKEVDLALVQTIMELNLDPRSVRHLDIQMKTRNGQKYHTQSLAIGLDRDARSFEQTLRRNLELWVHNAELRQINGGPGKQELRISLLNLPTHTLFLEEHARKPLPPPSPAQPGTGPRLVVVIDDLGENVHQARELAALSFPVTFAVLPNISKSREVARIGAAAGRDVLLHQPMEPLDYPHRADPGPGALFVGMEDEQILRILRNNLAQVPQAIGINNHMGSRFTADESGMSTVLQELKRRDLFFLDSLTTGDSVADEQARKIGLEHLRRHIFLDNIPNVQAILFQLRKAEQLAHNQGQVIAIGHPYPETLEALKLWERERDQRINVVSLGSLLSRQSLAER; from the coding sequence ATGACCGGTAAAACAACGAAAAAAAACGGCAAGCCCTCCCGCTCTTCCACCTCCACGAAAAGTGGTGGCAAGGGCGGGGGCAAGCCCAAGAAAACCGCGGCCAAAACCGGCCGCAAACGATCATCCCGTAAGGTTTTTTCCAAGCTCTGGGTGATGCTCATGGCCGCGGCCACCGGTTTGACCGCCATCACCCTTGTCTGGGCCTTGAGCCTCTCCCCGGTGGATACCCTGTCTACGGACATCGCGACGATCGACAAACCGGTCTCAGCTCCAGCCCCAACTTCCTCCCCTCAATCTGTTTCCCGGCCCGCGCCCACGCAGCCGGCCAAGGTCGCCAGCTTGAAGACTCCAGCCCCAGCGAACCATGTCCGCGCCCGCATCGCGCCCGATGCCGCCCCCCCACCTCCGTCACACCGTCAAGGCTTGGTTTACGAAGTATTCGACACGGAACTGCTGGAGCAGCAGGTCAAGGAGGTCGACTTGGCCTTGGTCCAGACCATCATGGAGTTGAACCTGGACCCTCGCTCGGTGCGGCATCTGGACATTCAGATGAAAACCAGAAACGGGCAGAAATACCACACCCAGTCCCTGGCCATCGGCTTGGACCGGGATGCCCGAAGCTTCGAACAGACCCTGCGCCGCAACCTGGAACTTTGGGTGCATAACGCGGAACTGCGGCAGATTAACGGTGGGCCCGGCAAACAAGAATTACGGATATCCCTGCTCAATTTGCCGACGCATACTCTGTTTCTGGAAGAACACGCCCGCAAACCCCTTCCGCCCCCCTCTCCCGCTCAACCGGGAACCGGTCCGCGACTGGTGGTGGTGATCGACGACCTGGGCGAGAACGTACACCAAGCCAGGGAACTGGCCGCCCTATCCTTCCCGGTGACCTTCGCCGTTCTGCCCAATATTTCCAAAAGTCGGGAAGTTGCCCGGATCGGAGCCGCCGCGGGCCGCGACGTGCTCCTGCACCAGCCCATGGAACCCCTGGACTACCCCCACCGGGCCGACCCCGGCCCCGGGGCCCTGTTCGTGGGCATGGAGGATGAGCAAATCCTGAGAATCCTGCGGAACAATCTGGCCCAGGTTCCCCAAGCCATCGGGATCAACAATCACATGGGCTCCCGGTTCACCGCGGACGAGTCGGGCATGTCCACGGTGCTCCAGGAGTTGAAGCGTCGCGACCTCTTTTTTCTGGACAGCCTGACCACCGGAGATTCCGTCGCGGACGAACAGGCCCGCAAAATCGGCCTGGAGCACCTTCGCAGGCACATTTTCCTGGACAACATTCCCAATGTCCAGGCAATTCTGTTCCAACTGCGCAAGGCCGAGCAATTGGCCCATAACCAGGGGCAGGTGATCGCCATCGGCCACCCCTACCCGGAAACCCTGGAAGCATTGAAGCTATGGGAGCGCGAACGTGATCAGCGAATCAACGTCGTCTCCCTCGGCTCCCTGCTCTCCCGCCAGTCCTTGGCCGAGCGCTGA
- a CDS encoding endonuclease III domain-containing protein, whose translation MPASTTRLLTDMFDAMLARLGPSGWWPAQSPFEVVLGAILTQNTNWSNVEKAIASLRRHDLLDPEQLRLARPEAVEECIRPSGFFRQKAKKIQNFLDFLDQERALDMKDLALLNTVELRERLLAVKGIGPETADSILLYALDRPVFVVDAYTARICNRHGLVPEDVDYAELQDMFMSHLPEQVEHYNEYHALLVRVGKEWCRKRKPRCDECPLRPFLPHYSPPGYTP comes from the coding sequence ATGCCCGCTTCCACCACCCGACTCCTCACCGACATGTTCGACGCCATGTTGGCCCGCCTTGGTCCAAGCGGATGGTGGCCGGCCCAAAGTCCGTTTGAAGTGGTCCTGGGCGCGATTTTGACCCAGAACACCAACTGGTCCAACGTGGAAAAGGCCATTGCCAGCCTGCGCCGGCACGACCTGCTCGACCCGGAACAGCTTCGCTTGGCTCGGCCGGAGGCCGTGGAGGAGTGCATTCGACCATCGGGGTTCTTTCGGCAAAAAGCCAAAAAAATCCAAAATTTTCTGGACTTTCTGGACCAGGAGCGCGCATTGGATATGAAGGATCTTGCCCTTCTGAACACCGTTGAACTGCGCGAACGGTTGCTGGCAGTCAAGGGCATCGGTCCGGAGACCGCGGACAGCATTCTGCTCTACGCATTGGACCGCCCGGTGTTCGTGGTGGACGCTTATACGGCCAGAATCTGCAACCGACATGGACTTGTTCCCGAAGACGTGGATTACGCCGAGCTGCAAGATATGTTCATGTCTCATCTTCCGGAACAGGTTGAACATTACAACGAATACCACGCCTTACTGGTGCGGGTCGGCAAGGAGTGGTGCCGAAAACGGAAGCCGCGCTGCGATGAGTGTCCCCTGCGACCGTTTCTCCCCCACTACTCCCCTCCCGGGTATACCCCCTGA
- a CDS encoding S41 family peptidase has translation MRVVHWVGTVTLLFLLAVTFGQSMATDEERYSPLKRFSQVLDLVERYYVQDVDRNEMIQGAIRGMLQELDPHSSFMTQDAFREMQIDTSGEFTGIGIEISLVEGRLTVVSPIEDTPAFREGLKSGDHILEIDGQSTQDITIMDAVKLIRGPRGTTVDLTILSKGDTVPRTVTISRDVIPMHTVKLFELEPGVVLVRLTSFKETTMDDLREALDRFDLDQRVGLILDLRNNPGGLLNQAVAVADAFLHEGKIVYTKGRSAQAEMNFDASRNVLDKETPMVVLINAGSASASEIVAGALQDHGRALILGEQTFGKGSVQTIIPLADGSGIKLTTAVYYTPNGRSIQAKGIDPDISVPFVALSDDQREGRMPLVREGDLIRHLETGPIPPDQRDHPRPQVLEMLERDNQLRLALEMVKAMPRLKALR, from the coding sequence ATGCGGGTTGTCCACTGGGTCGGCACCGTTACACTTCTTTTCTTGCTGGCCGTCACTTTCGGTCAGAGCATGGCCACGGACGAGGAACGCTACTCGCCGCTCAAGCGCTTCAGCCAGGTCTTGGACTTGGTGGAGCGTTATTACGTTCAGGACGTGGATCGCAACGAGATGATCCAGGGCGCCATCCGGGGCATGCTTCAGGAACTGGATCCCCATTCCAGCTTCATGACCCAGGACGCCTTCCGGGAAATGCAGATCGACACCTCCGGGGAGTTCACGGGGATCGGCATTGAGATCAGCCTCGTGGAAGGCAGGCTGACGGTCGTGTCCCCCATCGAGGACACCCCGGCCTTCCGTGAGGGACTCAAATCCGGAGATCATATTTTGGAAATCGACGGCCAATCCACCCAGGACATTACGATCATGGACGCCGTGAAGCTGATTCGAGGGCCCCGGGGCACAACCGTGGATCTGACCATCCTGTCCAAGGGCGATACCGTTCCCCGCACCGTGACCATCAGCCGCGACGTCATCCCGATGCACACGGTCAAGCTGTTCGAATTGGAGCCCGGAGTGGTCCTGGTGCGGCTGACCAGCTTCAAGGAAACCACCATGGACGACCTGCGGGAAGCCCTGGACCGATTCGACCTTGATCAGCGCGTTGGGCTGATCCTCGACCTGCGCAACAACCCCGGCGGATTGCTGAACCAGGCCGTGGCCGTGGCCGACGCCTTTCTGCACGAGGGCAAAATCGTCTATACCAAAGGGCGGTCGGCCCAGGCGGAAATGAACTTCGACGCATCCCGCAACGTGCTGGACAAGGAAACGCCCATGGTGGTGCTGATCAACGCCGGTTCAGCCTCCGCCTCGGAAATCGTCGCCGGGGCCCTGCAGGACCACGGACGGGCGTTAATCCTGGGTGAACAGACCTTTGGCAAGGGGTCCGTGCAGACGATCATCCCCCTGGCCGACGGCTCCGGGATCAAGCTGACAACGGCGGTCTACTATACGCCCAACGGCCGCTCCATCCAGGCCAAGGGCATCGACCCGGACATTTCGGTTCCCTTTGTCGCCTTGAGTGACGACCAGCGAGAAGGGCGCATGCCTTTGGTTCGCGAAGGCGACCTGATCCGACACCTGGAAACCGGCCCGATTCCCCCGGACCAGCGCGATCACCCCAGACCCCAGGTCCTGGAAATGCTCGAACGGGACAACCAGCTGCGCTTGGCCTTGGAAATGGTTAAGGCCATGCCCAGACTCAAAGCGCTCCGTTAA
- the tpx gene encoding thiol peroxidase, which translates to MKERFGLITLKGQPITLTGNTVQEGDAAPDFQVVDNDLKPFSFSSLKDKVTIITSVPSLDTPVCDLEARRFNQEAAKLGDDVQILVISMDLPFAQKRWCAAAGVNNVLTLSDHKDASFGTEYGMLIKELRLLARAVFVVDREKTVRYMELVKEVGQEPNYELALDAAKKLL; encoded by the coding sequence ATGAAGGAACGTTTTGGTTTGATCACGTTGAAAGGCCAGCCCATAACGCTGACTGGCAACACGGTTCAGGAAGGCGACGCCGCGCCGGATTTCCAGGTCGTGGACAACGACCTCAAGCCGTTCAGCTTTTCATCCCTCAAGGACAAGGTGACGATCATCACCTCGGTTCCGTCCCTGGACACCCCGGTCTGCGACCTCGAAGCCCGTCGCTTCAATCAGGAAGCGGCCAAATTGGGAGACGACGTTCAGATCCTGGTCATCAGCATGGATCTGCCCTTTGCTCAAAAACGCTGGTGCGCCGCCGCCGGAGTAAACAACGTTTTGACCCTTTCCGATCACAAAGACGCCTCGTTCGGCACTGAATACGGCATGCTGATCAAGGAACTGCGCCTTCTGGCCCGGGCCGTGTTCGTCGTGGATCGTGAGAAAACCGTTCGGTATATGGAGCTGGTCAAGGAAGTAGGGCAGGAGCCGAATTACGAACTGGCCTTGGATGCGGCCAAGAAACTGCTGTAG
- a CDS encoding murein hydrolase activator EnvC family protein, producing MILLFLSGPSPAATTGTIQRTLEERERDIRTHEDILKGLSEQERALFADLQEVEARLRATADEITELETHLDRLRQEERVRLKDYQELDLARAQTSEELGRLLALLWPVHLQGVEHNLQTLTSWDEADRQYNWLSRIYDLVQDRIDQLRRQGRELALGLARLERAREEITAQMLRIEAGKDRLLKQKLEFLRRVQEVRAQQVSAEEQIKEILQSIAELNYRLQTLTSRNFTDLRGHMTWPTQGRVVERFRPQADPPHRGLSFAMSENAAVRAISWGKVVHSDVLRGYGHVVILYHGEDYYSLYAFLNNPLVAVGQEVEKDEQIGVAGRYPKVDGPGLYFELRFQQNPVNPDIWLVAD from the coding sequence ATGATTTTACTCTTTCTGAGCGGTCCAAGCCCGGCCGCGACCACGGGAACCATTCAACGCACCCTGGAAGAGCGTGAGCGCGATATCCGTACCCACGAAGATATTCTCAAAGGCCTTTCAGAGCAGGAACGCGCCTTGTTCGCCGATCTGCAGGAAGTGGAGGCCCGGTTGCGGGCCACTGCGGACGAGATCACGGAACTGGAAACACATCTGGATCGCCTGCGTCAGGAAGAACGCGTCCGGCTGAAGGACTATCAGGAACTGGACTTGGCTCGGGCCCAAACCAGCGAGGAACTGGGCCGTCTGCTGGCCCTGCTCTGGCCGGTGCATTTGCAGGGCGTGGAGCACAATCTCCAGACGTTGACCTCCTGGGACGAGGCTGACCGGCAATACAATTGGCTGTCCCGGATCTACGACCTGGTTCAGGACCGAATCGATCAACTTCGCCGACAGGGGCGGGAATTGGCTCTGGGACTGGCCCGACTGGAGCGGGCGCGAGAAGAAATCACCGCGCAGATGCTTCGAATCGAAGCCGGCAAGGACCGACTGCTCAAGCAAAAGCTGGAATTCCTGCGCCGCGTCCAGGAGGTGCGCGCGCAACAAGTCTCAGCTGAAGAACAAATCAAGGAAATCCTGCAAAGCATCGCCGAGCTGAACTACCGGCTCCAAACCCTGACATCCAGGAACTTCACGGACTTGCGTGGTCACATGACTTGGCCGACCCAGGGCCGGGTCGTGGAACGTTTTCGGCCTCAGGCCGACCCTCCGCACCGCGGCTTGAGTTTCGCGATGTCCGAGAACGCAGCCGTGCGCGCCATCTCCTGGGGCAAGGTGGTTCATAGCGACGTGCTCCGGGGTTATGGCCACGTGGTCATTCTCTACCACGGTGAAGATTATTACAGCCTGTACGCGTTTCTGAACAACCCGCTTGTCGCCGTGGGTCAGGAAGTGGAAAAGGATGAACAGATCGGAGTAGCGGGGCGTTACCCCAAAGTGGATGGTCCGGGGCTCTACTTTGAATTGCGTTTTCAGCAAAATCCCGTTAATCCTGATATCTGGCTTGTCGCCGATTAA
- a CDS encoding glycosyltransferase family 2 protein, which translates to MTASSAKLPEDGVSQQEQERAPEHPPKHFRVSIVTAVLNGEAHLADAIQSVREQSYPHIEHIIVDGGSRDGTVSIIQAHADGIAKWVSEPDQGIYDAMNKGISMATGSIVGTLNADDFYPRPDVIADVVQTFAQTETDAVFADLLMVDRADPRKVIRFYDSSDFHPGRFCQGWMPPHPTFFTLREHYQRFGLYRTDYRIAADYELLTRFLARHGLAYTRIPKVLVHMRSGGVSSRNLKSNWVLNREIVRACKENDIHTTMPRLLCKYPRKLLEYVRRPEK; encoded by the coding sequence ATGACCGCTTCTTCCGCCAAACTCCCCGAAGACGGCGTTTCTCAACAAGAACAGGAACGCGCCCCGGAACACCCTCCGAAACACTTTCGGGTCAGCATCGTCACCGCGGTGCTCAACGGCGAAGCGCATCTGGCCGACGCCATCCAGAGCGTCCGCGAGCAGAGCTATCCCCACATCGAGCATATCATCGTGGACGGCGGCTCCCGGGATGGAACCGTCTCCATCATCCAAGCCCACGCGGACGGAATCGCCAAATGGGTTTCCGAACCGGATCAGGGCATTTACGACGCCATGAACAAGGGCATCAGCATGGCTACGGGGAGCATCGTCGGCACGCTCAACGCCGATGATTTCTACCCCCGACCGGACGTCATCGCCGACGTGGTCCAAACCTTCGCGCAAACCGAGACCGACGCGGTGTTCGCCGATTTGCTGATGGTGGACCGGGCCGATCCGCGCAAAGTCATCCGGTTTTACGACTCCTCCGACTTCCACCCCGGACGCTTTTGCCAGGGCTGGATGCCGCCCCACCCCACTTTTTTCACCCTGCGGGAACACTATCAACGCTTTGGGCTCTACCGCACGGACTACCGCATCGCCGCGGACTACGAACTGCTGACCCGCTTCCTGGCCCGCCACGGGCTCGCCTACACCCGTATCCCCAAGGTGCTGGTGCACATGCGTTCAGGAGGGGTCAGTTCCAGGAACCTCAAGAGCAACTGGGTGCTGAACCGCGAAATCGTGCGAGCCTGCAAGGAAAACGACATCCACACGACCATGCCGCGTCTGCTCTGCAAGTATCCTCGGAAATTACTGGAGTATGTCCGCAGACCTGAAAAATGA